TTTTCAGTAAGTTCTATGGCTAAAACCTTATTATCGGGAAAAGTGAACTTCTTAAAGGCAAAAACGTTCCTATACGTCTTTTTAAATGAAGCTTTATCATAAAGCTGATAAACTGGTTTGACTTCAATAGACTGTACGTTTGTGGCCTTTGTAATCCGCTTATCATCGATTTTAAAGCGGAACTCGTCAACGTCATATTTAAGATTGGTATTATTTGAGTAGGTCACATCAATAAATACATAATCATCAACCGTGTACACATTATTGACCTGTGCATCCATTCCATAAGCTGACGAGCGGATGGCGTGGGTCTTGGTTCCTTTCTTTAATGTCTGTAAAGCATAATTATGAAGATCGTTTTGTGACATTGGGATATTGCCAACGTTTAAAGGATTTGTATTCTGAGGCAGGATTTCAATTTGCGTTTGAACACTTTCTTCATTTTCAGTATACCAAACATCGTACTGGGCGATAAACTTCTCACCAACAACAGTAACTATGCCCAGGCTTCGGTTTACGAAACCGTATTGCTTTGCGCTATCGGGAATGAACTTGATTCTTAGAACATTCTTAACTGGCAGATCACCCAACATACTTTTTGTGGAGATATCAGCATATTGGATAGGCTCTGGTGATACAAAGTGTAGTGATACATCCTGTGTTATGTAAATCTTCTCGAGCTTACTTTTCTGTAATGTACCGTCTTTAATTTTTTCCTGCGAATAGCCATTGAATGCTAAAAGGAAAACCATTGATAATAATATAAGTATCTTTTTCATGGGTCTATGCTTTAGTAGTTTTGTTGTTGTTCTTTTAATTCGTCCGGGTCAATGAGGTACACAAAAGTGCTGTACTTTAACTTTGCCTTATTTTGCCTGATAAGTTTGGATATGGCCGTAGAAGTTGAGGTAAAGAGTTTAGATAAGGCGCTCATGTAAAGCTGATTTGCGCTTGAAGGGTCTTGCTGCATCTGAACACTTGAACCCAAATCGCTTACCTCCTTTGTAAAGGCTCTAAAAGCAGATGCAGGAACAAACAGCCCTTGCATACCATCCAGATCGTACAATTCTAACTTTACTGGCAGTATCTTATCATCCGTCATAACAGACGTTACGGTCAACTTTACCCGTTGTTGGTCAAATCCTGATATCAGGGCATAGATATATGTGCCTCTTTTAATTAGGTGCTTCCCCGCTTTAATATCTTCTAACAAGCGGATGCGAACCCTTGAACCTGCGTACCCTGTGACCGTTTGATCTATAATAGCTTTAATAAAATCGTTCTTCTTAGCCACCTGAACAGTATTAAAAGCATCATTCATGTTTGAAGCTTTCTCTACATCCAGCTTCGGTAGTTTGGCTACTTGGTTATCAACTTTATTTAATAATGATTCTTTTTCTTTTTGGGCTTTATAATCGGGGTCGTTCGCTTTACCTACGCTGTCGATAAGCTTCATTTGATCGCGAAACAAGGCCATTGGGTCTTCGTATTTTTCCTTTGGATTCTGTCCGCTCTGTTGCGACCTGCCGGAATTACCTGTTCCTTTCAAGTTGGATAGGGCATTTGCTAACTCCTGATCTTCTCGGCTTAAGCTGTTGGTGCTTCCCCTGTTTTCATAAGCTGACATACTTCTTGGAATGGCATTTCGGCCAGAGCCTGAATAGCTGCTGCCTTTGGCGTTGGGAGACTTTCCAAACCGGGCTTTATATGCTGCATCGATACTATCCAAAACATATTTCTCACGGTCGTTATATTGCCCCTCCAATACTCCTGATGCTGTGGGGTCTTCTTCCAAAGCGCCTACTGCGGTATAACCGTCACCTGCTTTGTACTGGTCTTTAAAAGCATCAAGCTTGTTCCCCAGTTCCCGTTTTTTAATATCCTCGGAAACGCTTGCTACGTTCGATTGTAATTCAGGCTTATTCTCGACCGTCTTTTCTTCATCCTTACTAAATGATTTGTAAGCATAAAAAAACAGGAAAAGGAAGGGAAGTATTATAATTGGTATAACATACTTCGGTTTTTTAAAATCTATTTTCATGGCTTCTTTTGATTACGTGGTTTATTACTCTGCTCCAATTGCAGAATAGCCTTTTCTAAAAAAAGCGTATCTGCATGAGTTAATTTAGGCTTTGCTAAAACTGCCTCAACCTGTTTTCGTAGGGCATTTAAATCCGATATTTTTGTGCCCAGGTCAATGATTTGTCCCACACCGTCTGTAACCTCATTGCCAACATGGGTAGTACCCTTGAAGAAATCAGGCATCTTTTCTTTCTGCCGTTGATCGGGCGTTAAAACTAAAAAGCAGACAATGCCCGAAATAATGATCAGGGCAACCATACCGATAAAAATTTGCTTAGGGTATGCACTTAAAAACCTATTCCGGCTATTGGTTGCCTGGTCAAAGTACTTTCCAAACTCTCTGCGTATCTCCTTTGCAACTGTTGCATCAGGGTCAACTTTAGAACTGATTCTTTTGAACATTGCTTAAGTCTTTATTTTCAAGTGTTTTCCAATTGGTTATTAAAACTCCGTGCGAATTATTATCGCTCCTTGGTATATCCTTAAGGTTGCCCGTAGTGATCAGTGAGCGTGTCACCGTCGAGCTGCGCCTATCAATGATCTGCTTTCCGTAGTAGATAAAGCGTTTATTAACCATATCAAGCTGAATGCTATCGGTTTGCAGTGTTAAGACGGAACTTGAAGAAAGGATAGAGTTGAAAAAGCCTTTTTCCTTTAAGTTATTATACTGTAATGCTCCGCTTTCATCAACCAAATACATAGCCCGTTTCATTTGGTATTCTATATACTTGTCATCAGGGGTTAACGAAAAAAAGATAGAATGGAAAAGGTCAATGTGCGCCCGATATTCTGCGGGTCTGTTAAGCTGCATATTGGTCTGCTTTGCTAAGATGGGTACATTATTATCGAGGATATAAATGTTTTCCCGTGCGCTGCTTACCTGTTTATATGCAGATACAGAAACTATCACCACTATAATAATAGATGTGATAAAGCTTCCTAATGCGATAAATAAGGCTAACCTTATTTTATTCTCTATATTTTTAATTAGCATGGTAAATACGGTTTAATTAAAAAGGGCTTGAAAAAATCCAAGCCCTCCATATTGTGATTAAGAAAAAGTTATTTTTTGAAAACGGCTGCCGATGCCATTCTTCCAACCTGTGAGCCTGTACGGGCTGCTGTTGATGCTGCCGAAGAAATACCAGAAGTTGAGATTATCCAGGTGCTTATACTTGGTACTGTAGTAATAGCGATAGCGCCTACAAAAAAGGCAACAATTACAAGTCCAAAACTCAACACTCCGTTTCCTGCCAACCATGCCATTTTCTCCATAGCGTCCCCACTACCATTGACTAAAGATTTGTATTTTTCAATCTCAACGCTCATGGCGTATTTTTGAAGCATTCCAACAACGTAAAGGATTAAATAAGCAACTCCAACGTATAAGTTTACAGAAACAAACCGTGCTACCCAGGTGCTAAAAGCATCCCTATATGCAGGAAGTACGCTCACCGCTACCGAAAACGGCCCAAGTATGACTAAGATGGTTGAATAGATAATTTGAAGCATGAAAACAACATAAACGCAAATTCTTAATATCCATAAGGAAATGAGTTCCAAAGCTTGCGTGAGCAGTAATTGCAAACTGGTTTGCATTCTGATTTTCATTTCTACAATGGGGTTATAAATATTATCTGCAAAGAACCCCTTTACACTTTCAACGATCTGTTTTCCTACACCCTGATTGGTTTCTTTGGCCTCGTCTGCCGCTATTTCGGTCTTGGCCTGAAAAGTCATTAGTTGATCTGCAACCTGTATCATTAGTGCAGCCCGTTCAAACCTCATATTATTTATTTCGTCCTGCTGTTCACCAAACATGGCCTCGGCCTTGGCAGCGACAAGATCGGTAGGATAGGCAAGTACCCTGCAAAAAACGCCCCACCACATAATGACCATCATTAAACCAAACGGCCTTAACAGCGGCATCACCTCCAATTGCTTATCACCGGACATCATTTCATAAGATTTAATGGAGAAAAACATCAGCATGAAAATGCAGGCCAAACCCTGCGCATCGTAAATGAATGCAGCAAAGTTGCCAAAGGCGTAATCTCTCATGCCTTCAAAAAACTTCATTACTGGGCGGTCGTAAACTCCGTTGCCCTGCAAAAAGCTAACTGCATCTTTATATTGGTCGTTTCCGACTGGCGTTTGTGCGTTTACACTCAAACTGGTGAACATTATCCCGACTATCAGGATAAGTAGTGCTACTAATTTCTTATTCATGGTTTAAGTGTTTTTCGGTTTTTTAAAATATCATTCATGATCTCGTCCTCGCTCTTGGTGGTGCCATTGAAATAGGTACTACCTTTTTCATTTTTATTCTTCATCTTCTCTTTATAGGCAAGCATCATTTCAGACATTGCTAATTTGTATTTCCAGTTCTCGGCTAACTTTCGATGCTCTAACATGATACGATGGTATAATAAAATGCGCTGACCTCTATCGATATCAACTCGTTTCGCATTTTCGAACCGTTCTCGTAAGCTGTTCATTTCGGTGAGATACCAGTTATAAGCACCACTTTCCGCCATATACAAAACCACGTTGGCAGGTACATTTTTAAAGGCATTAGCCTCAATGTTATCCAGTGGGGCAAGCTCTTTTTTATAATAAAGGTTGTAGAGGGGGTCTGTAGTGGAAACTGTGCCGGAATAATTATAAAACTCTGCAAGTGCGGTATTTCTTAAAGTATCTGCCTCCTTCTTATAATAGTTGGAAGATACCTGCATAGCTGCTGCCAAGGCAAGGCGTTGTGTTTG
This window of the Mucilaginibacter sp. PAMB04168 genome carries:
- the traM gene encoding conjugative transposon protein TraM is translated as MKIDFKKPKYVIPIIILPFLFLFFYAYKSFSKDEEKTVENKPELQSNVASVSEDIKKRELGNKLDAFKDQYKAGDGYTAVGALEEDPTASGVLEGQYNDREKYVLDSIDAAYKARFGKSPNAKGSSYSGSGRNAIPRSMSAYENRGSTNSLSREDQELANALSNLKGTGNSGRSQQSGQNPKEKYEDPMALFRDQMKLIDSVGKANDPDYKAQKEKESLLNKVDNQVAKLPKLDVEKASNMNDAFNTVQVAKKNDFIKAIIDQTVTGYAGSRVRIRLLEDIKAGKHLIKRGTYIYALISGFDQQRVKLTVTSVMTDDKILPVKLELYDLDGMQGLFVPASAFRAFTKEVSDLGSSVQMQQDPSSANQLYMSALSKLFTSTSTAISKLIRQNKAKLKYSTFVYLIDPDELKEQQQNY
- a CDS encoding plasmid transfer protein, giving the protein MNKKLVALLILIVGIMFTSLSVNAQTPVGNDQYKDAVSFLQGNGVYDRPVMKFFEGMRDYAFGNFAAFIYDAQGLACIFMLMFFSIKSYEMMSGDKQLEVMPLLRPFGLMMVIMWWGVFCRVLAYPTDLVAAKAEAMFGEQQDEINNMRFERAALMIQVADQLMTFQAKTEIAADEAKETNQGVGKQIVESVKGFFADNIYNPIVEMKIRMQTSLQLLLTQALELISLWILRICVYVVFMLQIIYSTILVILGPFSVAVSVLPAYRDAFSTWVARFVSVNLYVGVAYLILYVVGMLQKYAMSVEIEKYKSLVNGSGDAMEKMAWLAGNGVLSFGLVIVAFFVGAIAITTVPSISTWIISTSGISSAASTAARTGSQVGRMASAAVFKK
- the traK gene encoding conjugative transposon protein TraK, with the translated sequence MLIKNIENKIRLALFIALGSFITSIIIVVIVSVSAYKQVSSARENIYILDNNVPILAKQTNMQLNRPAEYRAHIDLFHSIFFSLTPDDKYIEYQMKRAMYLVDESGALQYNNLKEKGFFNSILSSSSVLTLQTDSIQLDMVNKRFIYYGKQIIDRRSSTVTRSLITTGNLKDIPRSDNNSHGVLITNWKTLENKDLSNVQKNQF
- the traN gene encoding conjugative transposon protein TraN — encoded protein: MKKILILLSMVFLLAFNGYSQEKIKDGTLQKSKLEKIYITQDVSLHFVSPEPIQYADISTKSMLGDLPVKNVLRIKFIPDSAKQYGFVNRSLGIVTVVGEKFIAQYDVWYTENEESVQTQIEILPQNTNPLNVGNIPMSQNDLHNYALQTLKKGTKTHAIRSSAYGMDAQVNNVYTVDDYVFIDVTYSNNTNLKYDVDEFRFKIDDKRITKATNVQSIEVKPVYQLYDKASFKKTYRNVFAFKKFTFPDNKVLAIELTEKQISGRVITLQLDYSDVLNADTL